TTCTCTCTCTAGCCCTAATAATATCCTCCCAACAACTCAATTCTTTAACAAAGCCAGAGCAATCCCTCGCCACATTCAGCCATTTGTGTGTTCCCTTTGCCCCATCTTCCTGAGCACAAATATGCAGCCGCCTGTGCCTTTCTAACAACATAACCCTCCTAAAgcccagtgctgcagtgcatacgcaGTCAGCCCTCTCAGAAGAGCCGAAGAGAGAGAACAAAGCACAAAGGGGAAGTGTCAGCCACAATGGAAGGCTCTAAGGAAGTGTTTCTTGAACTATGTTCTGCAgagcactggtgttctgtgaacaacctgCAGGAGTGACACAAGCATCCGGCACTTTTCTGATAGCACACACCAATGGTCtggattttctgttattaaaaccaaatacaagGTTATTTCCTCATTGCTAGAATACCTGAGAAcattatttccttttgtttttgttatataTGTTGATGTTTGGAGttctctctcgtctggcaacagttgtttttttccagaaaattttcacagatgttccacataaaatattattatttggcGTTCCACggtctcaaaaagtttcagaACTGCTCTAAGGTACTGTGGTGAAGAGAGTGGGGAAAGGGCATAGAAAGAGTAGGACTGTGGAAACTGGACTAGGGCAAGAGAGAATAGAAGAAACAGCAAGAGAATAGAATAGAATTTAAACTACATGGAAATTTTTAAAGATACCATAATAGAGGTGCAACTTAAAAGCGTACCTCAGGTTAAAGAATGTAGTAAGAAGGCAGCTAAGTCCCCCTGTGGCTGAACAGcaatgtaaaagaagcagtgtgaTGCAAAaaggctttctttaaaaaaatggaagatAGAGCCTattgaagaaaatagaaaggagcataaactcggGCAAGTGTAAAAATGTATTTAGTAAGGCCACGTGgttggaggatagctaatgtgatgccactTTCTAAAAAGTTTCCAGGGGTGATCCTGACAATCTTAGGTGGGTAAATCTAATTTCAATACCTGCCACAAAAGAATTGACAGACACGTTGATCAATATCatctgctgggggggcagagtcAACATGGtgtttgtaaaggaaaatcaagCCTCACCAAGCTACTAGAATGCTTTGAGAGGCGACAAAAGAAAACGTGGACAAGCAAGAATCCAGTCTATATAGTGTACTCAGCTGTTCAGATAGCCTTCGGCAACGCcgctcaccaaaggctcttaacgCAAAGTGAACTGTCCTGCGAagagagggaaggtcctctcatggaccaGTAGCTGGGTAAAATATAGGAAACAAAGCAGAGGAATGAATAGtaagttttcacaatggagagaggtaaataaagGTGTAACCAAGGGTTCTGTACTGGGATcgatcctattcaacatattcagaaatgatctggacaaaggggTAAACAATGAAGGGGCAGAACTGGCAGACAGTAGAAATCTACCTTAAGGTAGTTAAATCTGAAGCAGACAGGGAAGAGTCACAAatggatttcacaaaactgggtgatatggccagaaaatggcagatgaaatgaaAATAATGCACATAGTAAAActtaatcccaactacacatataaaaagatggagtggAAATCAGCTGCTACCCCTCAAGAAAAAGATAATGAAGTCATTGAAAATAGTTCACTGAAAACTTGCTGTCAACGTGCTTCAGCAGTCAAAAAAGGATACAGTGttgtgaatcattaagaaaggatcTGATAAGAAAGGAAATAGAACATTCCCTGTATATAAATCCAGtgtatgtccacatcttgaattctGTGTAtggatgtggtcacctcatctcaaaaaaggtgtACTGGATTTGGAAAAGATTccgaaaagagcaacaaaagttaCTGGGAGAGGCATGGAACAGCttccctatgaagagagattaataagactgggacttttcagcctcgAAAAGAGAAGACGAAGGGGGAATATGATATAAACCTACCAAATGGCAACTGGTGTGGACAAAGTAAATAAGGAACAACTATTTACTCCTCTTTAGTGTAAAACAATTTTGGTGTAatttcaccaaatgaaattaatagagaGCAGGCTTTAAACCAACAAAAGCAACTATTTCTTCACCCAAAGAACAGCCAGTCTGTGGAACACTTTGCCTTCACAGAATCCTTTGGCAAAGACAGAGGGCGTTCCAAAAAGAACTTGAGGAAATTCGTGGAGATTAGGTCTGTCCATGGCTAATAGCCAGGACATTCAGCGAGAGTACCCTAGCTTCTGTCTGCCAGGGtttgggaatgggtgatggggaaaAGCTGACTTCATGATTCTCTGTTCTGTGCACACCCTCTGGAGCATTTGACGTTGGCCATTGCCAAAAGACCagagactgggctagatggacctttggtctgacccagtgtggccattctcatgttccccTTTCTCTGTTCATTGGTGGATTGTAATATCTTTAAGACAGAAATGTTCTCTATATTACCGTCAGCTGTGTGAGGCCCTGACCCCGCCTGGCATTACAGTGGTAGAAATATGCACCACTCCAAATGACAGTGAGTGCTGTGGGCAGAGGAAGGAAGTGGGAGCACTGCAGCTGTAGGACGGTCCTTTATTTCAGTAACTCATTGACATTACTTCTCTCCCCCTCCTCAGGAACGAGACCCCTATGGGGTTGGTCAACCACAGTAAGGCGACATATTTCATCCTCTTAGGGATCCCCAACACCgatggcctccagaacatcctaTTCTTCACTTTCTTAGTCTTCTACTTGTGCACCCTGATGGGCAACCTGCTCATCTTCTCAGCCATCATTGCCGACTCCCGcctgcacacccccatgtacttcttcctctgCAACCTCGCTGTGCTGGACATTGGCTTTTCCTCCATCAGCACCCCGAAATTTCTGGCTAATCTCTGGGCCAACAGTAGAACCATCTCGCTGGGCGGGTGCATGTCCCAGGTCTTCTTCTACCACTTCCTGGGCAGCACCGAGTGCCTGCTCTACACTGTGATGGCCTTAGACAggtacgtggccatctgccacccGCTGCGCTACCTCGTCATCATGAACTGGAGGGTgtgcaccctgctggctgccagcaccTGGATCACCAGCTCCTTCCATGCCACCATCCTCACCAGCCTGACCTTCACGCTGCCCTACTGCAGCTCCAACGTGGTGGACTATTTCTTCTGTGACATCTTCCCAGTGGCCAAGCTGGCCTGTGCAGACACGTACATCATTGAGACCGTGACCTTCACCAACACTGGTATGGTGCCCATGACCTGCTTTGTTCTCATCCTCTTGTCCTACATCCGCATTGTCTACTCGGTACTGAAGATGAACTCAGGTGAAGGGCGGCGCAAAGCGGCCTCCACTTGTGCCTCACATCTGGCGGTGGTGACATTGTTCTTTGGGCCCTGCGCTTTGATCTACACTCAGCCCCAGCTGAGCAAAGTCCTGGTGACCCCTGTTCAGATTTTTGGCAACGTGGTCACGCCCATGCTGAACCCGGCTATCTATACGCTGAGGAACAAGGAGGTGAAAGCGGCTCTGAAAAAGCTGGTAGGGGATCAGATGCCAGCACGTTAATGCGCAGGAGTAGCATGTGAGCCCTGTGTGGAAATACACCTACAGGTACACTGTCAGGGCCGTTCAGTGGCATTTGTATACTTGTCTCCCCTGTATCCCCATCGACATATCTGGGTCTCTGCAAGTCACAGAAAAGCTTCTAAAAAGACCTGGTTTTGAGTACACCTAAACCTGCAGGACAACACTTTAATCTTTCTGGACATATAATAATAAACAAAGTAACAAAGAGATTTCACGACTAGATTACAAGTGGAGACATCGGAATTGGAATTCATTGGCAAGTTTGATTAACCTATTGCTATATTTACtctgttttctcatttttgctccaaatctgatgaagtgggtcttacccacaaaagctcagtacCTAAGACataaaatttttagtctttaaggtgctacagcattACCTAGTTTTGACATTTTCAGTAGCG
The window above is part of the Carettochelys insculpta isolate YL-2023 chromosome 32, ASM3395843v1, whole genome shotgun sequence genome. Proteins encoded here:
- the LOC142004650 gene encoding putative olfactory receptor 10D4 — its product is MGLVNHSKATYFILLGIPNTDGLQNILFFTFLVFYLCTLMGNLLIFSAIIADSRLHTPMYFFLCNLAVLDIGFSSISTPKFLANLWANSRTISLGGCMSQVFFYHFLGSTECLLYTVMALDRYVAICHPLRYLVIMNWRVCTLLAASTWITSSFHATILTSLTFTLPYCSSNVVDYFFCDIFPVAKLACADTYIIETVTFTNTGMVPMTCFVLILLSYIRIVYSVLKMNSGEGRRKAASTCASHLAVVTLFFGPCALIYTQPQLSKVLVTPVQIFGNVVTPMLNPAIYTLRNKEVKAALKKLVGDQMPAR